The DNA region CGCCTGCGCGCGACGTTGGCCCCGGGGACCACGCGGACCGTCGATTCCGTGGCCGAGGACCTGCCGTGACCGAGGACCTGCCGTGACCGAGGAGATGCCATGACCGACCCGATCCACGATTCCGCGGCCATCGTGACCGCGGTGCTGCGTTCCGCCCCCGCGGACACCGCCCGGCTGCGGGAGCGGCTGGCCCGCGACGCCGAGCGCGAGGGCCTGGTCGACGTGGCGTACCGGACCGTCGACTCACCGATCGGCGGACTGCTGTTGGCCTCCACCCCGGTCGGGCTGGTGTACGTGGCGTTCGAGGTCGAGGACCCGGGCGCGGTCCTCGAGATGCTGGCCGGCCGGGTCGGCCCCCGGGTCCTCGCCGCCCCGCCGGAATCGCCGGTGCTCGACGAGGCCGCCACCCAGATCGACCAGTACCTCACCGGCCGACGCCGCGACTTCGACCTTCCCCTCGACACCCGCCTCGCCCGCGGATTCCGAGGGCAGGTCCAGCAGCATCTGGCGCGGATCGGGTACGGCCGGACCGCGACGTACCGCCAGCTCGCGGCCGAACTCGACCGGCCCGGCGCCGTCCGGGCGGTGGGCACGGCCTGCGCGACCAATCCGCTGCCGCTGGTGTGGCCGTGTCACCGGATCCTGCGCTCGGATGGCGGGCTCGGCGGGTACCGGGGCGGGCTCGCGGCCAAACGGCGTCTTCTCGAGATGGAAGCGGCGGCGTGACCGCGGCGCAGCTCCTCGGCCTGTTCGGGGTCTGGGCGATCGCGGTCGTCTCGCCGGGGCCCGACGTCGTCGTCGTCCTCCAACGCGCCCTCACCGGACGACGTCAGGGGCTCGCCACCGCGCTCGGGATCGTCACCGGCCTCTCGGTGTGGCTCGCGGCCGCCTTCGCCGGTGTCGCGACGCTCGTGCGCGTGTACCCGCAGGTCATGACCGGGCTCCAGATCGCTGGCGGGATCCTGCTCGCCGCCCTCGGCGTGCTCGGCCTACGGGGCTGGTGGCGGGCGCGCGGTGCCACGCCACCACCGGCCACCGCCGCACCCACCACCCCACCAACGGCCACCGCCGCACCCACCACCCCACCACCGGATCCGCTACTCGAAATCGGGATCCGCTACCCGGATTCGGATAGCGGATCCCGAATCGGGGTAGCGGATCTGGTGCCGCGGGCGGACTTTACCCGGGGCC from Dietzia sp. B32 includes:
- a CDS encoding LysE family translocator encodes the protein MTAAQLLGLFGVWAIAVVSPGPDVVVVLQRALTGRRQGLATALGIVTGLSVWLAAAFAGVATLVRVYPQVMTGLQIAGGILLAALGVLGLRGWWRARGATPPPATAAPTTPPTATAAPTTPPPDPLLEIGIRYPDSDSGSRIGVADLVPRADFTRGLVTNLANPKALVFFGAVLAPFLRDEVSAVWSVALVAGMIAVALAWFGGLALVASHRVVNERVGRLLPVVDLVASGLFVVVGVAFVGTALV
- a CDS encoding methylated-DNA--[protein]-cysteine S-methyltransferase; its protein translation is MTDPIHDSAAIVTAVLRSAPADTARLRERLARDAEREGLVDVAYRTVDSPIGGLLLASTPVGLVYVAFEVEDPGAVLEMLAGRVGPRVLAAPPESPVLDEAATQIDQYLTGRRRDFDLPLDTRLARGFRGQVQQHLARIGYGRTATYRQLAAELDRPGAVRAVGTACATNPLPLVWPCHRILRSDGGLGGYRGGLAAKRRLLEMEAAA